Proteins encoded by one window of Pecten maximus chromosome 15, xPecMax1.1, whole genome shotgun sequence:
- the LOC117343384 gene encoding zinc finger protein ZFPM2-like: protein MVNTKTTPMKACPMCKFRTAGTEELREHLVMCGLKHSEKKAFACTHCNFTTTKQVYLTRHEKRHIEEKGMDKNSQPETVHVSNLPEDKQTAGSSDSSSSSSSDSDDGSDDDSYPSPKETEDWQKQDPGSLLSEESEKETTEPVVPSDNRPSTSATAVATNPVPPDDSLMGRVIRKSTKPTLPFHKKRIAEQSGEPGKRLRATDLRHVIPKPVTLDHPTKRHTSTVSRRFVSVGVQTEPAMNKTKRTVTTTCRYHEAGKQVKQTTVDETYFYLDTFTGNRE from the coding sequence ATGGTAAACACAAAGACGACCCCAATGAAGGCATGTCCTATGTGCAAGTTCAGAACCGCTGGAACAGAAGAGCTCAGGGAGCATCTTGTGATGTGTGGTCTGAAACACTCTGAAAAGAAAGCATTTGCCTGTACGCATTGTAACTTCACGACTACAAAGCAAGTATACCTTACTCGTCATGAGAAAAGACATATCGAAGAGAAGGGTATGGACAAAAACAGCCAACCTGAGACCGTCCATGTGTCTAATCTACCAGAGGATAAGCAGACCGCAGGATCCAGTGACAGCTCAAGCAGCTCCAGTAGTGATAGTGACGATGGGTCGGATGATGATTCCTATCCTTCGCCTAAGGAAACAGAAGATTGGCAAAAGCAGGACCCTGGGAGCTTACTGTCCGAGGAGTCGGAGAAAGAAACTACTGAGCCAGTTGTCCCATCTGACAACAGACCTTCAACCTCAGCTACAGCAGTGGCCACAAATCCTGTACCCCCGGATGATTCTTTGATGGGTCGGGTGATCAGGAAATCAACAAAACCTACACTGCCATTTCATAAGAAGAGAATAGCAGAACAAAGTGGTGAACCAGGCAAAAGGCTACGTGCCACAGATCTGCGACATGTCATCCCGAAACCAGTAACTCTGGATCATCCCACGAAGCGACATACGAGTACGGTTAGTCGACGTTTTGTTAGTGTTGGAGTCCAGACGGAGCCCGCCATGAACAAAACTAAGCGGACAGTCACGACCACTTGTCGATATCATGAGGCAGGCAAGCAAGTGAAACAAACCACGGTAGATGAAACCTACTTTTATTTGGATACCTTCACTGGAAATAGAGAATAG